A section of the Leptospira terpstrae serovar Hualin str. LT 11-33 = ATCC 700639 genome encodes:
- a CDS encoding PrsW family glutamic-type intramembrane protease, whose amino-acid sequence MITQISIPSLVIFFINLLTLAFYYSFYRFHFYRFTESFLQYTALAFSISSAGIAIGLQSLLLNWLPNGGPYWNAFILSAFVEEFAKLVGIYMFFRKNQDEFTVTDGIFYGLVLGGGFGLVENILYFINTGLWSQVLRSITALPIHMMNGGLVGAYLMMFLFHKNPIFKWGKLAYGFIICVGIHGFYNLSIFQEIDLLIVLPACILSLFFLLELTIAKSRILLPGHILKLMNMSMEEYEILSRHNRHEGWIQNIQKHISTSGIKLLQYPNLRHLFLTVFFLIPGILSIYLLFDSPEWISQKFPDLALQDYFALFVMYPIVLSLMFFFAGILNPYFFRDRMLAVPLFSSVDLHVDSIEENSAIFHIQANMFYLPTSQMFPDNTQVKFDLWIGLDCFVGLAGTILWCRENEEGNCGAMCQLDTIPYPFLIKWHFLRFKQNFKNLFLRKAMV is encoded by the coding sequence TTTGGTCATATTTTTTATCAATCTCCTCACACTCGCATTTTATTATTCCTTCTATCGTTTTCATTTTTACCGTTTTACGGAATCGTTTTTACAATATACAGCTCTTGCTTTTTCAATATCCAGTGCCGGGATTGCTATCGGATTACAATCTTTGCTTTTGAATTGGCTTCCGAACGGTGGGCCTTACTGGAATGCTTTTATACTTTCAGCCTTTGTGGAAGAATTTGCAAAGTTAGTTGGCATTTACATGTTTTTTCGAAAAAATCAGGATGAATTTACAGTTACCGACGGGATCTTTTATGGTCTGGTATTAGGTGGAGGATTTGGCTTAGTCGAAAATATTCTATACTTTATCAATACTGGCCTTTGGTCGCAAGTACTTCGTTCCATTACAGCTCTCCCTATACACATGATGAATGGGGGACTTGTGGGTGCTTATCTTATGATGTTCCTATTTCATAAAAATCCAATATTCAAATGGGGCAAATTGGCTTATGGTTTTATTATCTGTGTTGGAATTCACGGTTTTTATAATTTATCCATTTTTCAGGAAATTGATTTACTGATTGTTTTACCAGCGTGCATCCTTTCTCTATTCTTTTTACTAGAACTAACAATTGCTAAGTCGAGGATCCTCTTACCCGGTCATATCCTTAAACTAATGAATATGAGTATGGAAGAGTATGAAATTTTGAGTCGTCACAACCGGCACGAAGGTTGGATTCAAAATATCCAAAAACATATTTCCACATCGGGAATTAAACTTTTACAATATCCAAATCTGCGCCATTTGTTCCTGACAGTTTTCTTTTTAATTCCTGGTATTTTATCTATTTATTTATTATTTGATTCTCCCGAGTGGATTAGCCAGAAATTTCCTGATTTAGCACTCCAAGACTATTTTGCATTGTTTGTGATGTATCCAATTGTTCTTTCTCTTATGTTTTTCTTTGCTGGAATATTAAATCCATATTTCTTTCGAGATCGAATGCTTGCGGTTCCACTCTTCAGTTCTGTTGATTTACATGTAGATAGTATTGAAGAAAATTCTGCTATCTTTCATATCCAAGCCAATATGTTTTATCTTCCGACTTCTCAAATGTTTCCTGACAATACCCAAGTCAAATTTGATCTTTGGATTGGACTCGATTGTTTTGTAGGACTAGCTGGAACCATACTTTGGTGCAGAGAAAATGAAGAAGGCAATTGCGGAGCTATGTGCCAATTGGATACAATTCCATATCCTTTCCTTATCAAGTGGCACTTTTTACGGTTCAAACAAAACTTTAAAAATTTATTTTTACGAAAGGCAATGGTTTAA